The Manis javanica isolate MJ-LG chromosome 14, MJ_LKY, whole genome shotgun sequence genomic interval AAGCATATGGCCTTGGAAGCAGACCCAAAAGCCTGGCCTGTCTGCCAAGTACAGAATTGCTAATATCAGTCTTTTTGCTATGTTTATACAGCCTCAGGGTGTCCTTTATTAGTTTTGCCTGGCAGCTTGGTGTCTGGTGTCTTACCAAGAAATATAGTTTCCTTGGCTTGTTTGGAACACATCCAAGAATTCGCTTTCTGATGGAGAATGAAGCAGAGACCGTAACCTCTACCAGGGTATACGTGGCCTTAAAGAAAGTACCCTTTGACTGAATCAGAGAATTAAAGGAGGTTTTTCAGTGACAGCTTGTCTCTGAACTTCCCAGATACTTTACTCTTATTCTTATTTTGGATCACTCCCAATTTTTCTAGATGGCTGGGGGGTAAAGAACCAGTAAACTACCTCCACCTTTCCCCCCTGTTTCTTTGGGTTGTATCATCTTactcctttctttccctcagtGATGCAGTCCTACATGGCTGCTTTCAGCCAGTGCACTGACCTGGTTCATGGATCATATAATGGACCCATCCCTGACTCTGCTGAACACCAAGATTCCTCCATTCAGATTCAGACATCAAATGGGATTTAGGGACCAGCTTGGCTATGTCCTTGGGCAACATGACATGCCTGTAACAGAAACAGGGAAAGGTGGGGAATTCATGTCAGTATTGGGTACAGACTGAGACAAGTGCCTGCCTGTGTAAGAAGctaagagagggaagaaaagagaaacagatttcTGATAGCAGGGAGTTTATGTCCTCTCATTGTGGGGTAGAGACAGCTAGAAATAAAGGCTGAGTTAAATGACTCCTCACAAAAGTATACTAAAaagtataaattaataaataactcAGGTAAATGAGCACctaatgccaggcactgttgaaATATTGCTTATGCCTTTCTGGAGCTTAGTCTTCTAGTTGACTACCCAAAAACAATACACTCGGGCCCAAGACACACATAGTGTTAATAATTAAAGATGGTTTTCAACAGGATTGgtaaggaagggaaaaaagtgaTTTTGTAGAGAAGAAAGTCCTGTTATGGAGTGCTGTGTGGAAGAGCTActacaagggaaagaaaaaaaaatttttttgaagtatttactCAATTTCATTTTCCTAACTCTCATGTACCATAAGACCTCCTTTGGGAAACACCATGCTTTCCAACCCAAGGTTAAGTCTCCTTTTGTGGCAAAGAAATGACTATTCTTGACTTGAATTGGGCTAACTCGGATAGACTTCATCATGCTCAGTGACAATGTACTAAATGTTCTCTGTGCTAGTAACAGATTTTTTCCAAAGAGATAATTCTAGTCCAAATATCTGAAAATAGCTTATATTCTACCAAGCCTTTGGCACAAAGATTGGCTCAACAATGGTTATTTGTCAGCACAGTTTTCCAGAGGGCTCAGAGCCCTGCACTAGGctggagaaaaaaacacaagaaaaccaAGTTTCTATTTTACCTTTTTCAATGCAGAGGACAAGAAATAAACTAGGAAGTTGTGTTTAGTATTTCACTTAATACAGATTAGTAGAATGTCAACATTTGTAGAATCCATTGTCTTATTTTCCAACCTAGAATTATGGATTTATACTTTATCAAATGCAAACTCTGTAGGGACTCCTTTCTTTACCATCCTTTGCAAATCCTATGTATACCATAACAGACTGTGTATCTCTATTATTATACCAGCCATCACCTTCTTTCTGAAGTCTTGTCAGTATTTTCACAGATTTTTAGGGTTGGAAAGCAGAGACCATGGCTTATCCTTGCACTTTAACACAACACCTGAAACCTGTGAGTACTCTATAATTGTTTCCCAAATAGATGCCCTTCGAAAATTGAAATTCAACTTCAGTTATCTGACGGGCACCTGTCAGGTCCATTCAAGTCTTGTCTCAATGTTTCTGGCTAGTTTTATTTCACTCCAGTTCCTCAAGGCCCCCTTCCTAAAACAAGCCAGACAACTACGGCCCTTTTCCATGAATTAATTAGCAACACTCGAGCGCTCTCAGAGCTTCCCTTGCAGGGAAGACGGGAGGAAAACTTGAGCTCCGCCCTTTGCCATCCTTTCCCAGTAGGCTCGATGGTTCTGTGGTGTAGCCAAAATACAGTCTCATGAAGGCAAGTTCAACTTGGTCAGTAAAGGTGAGAGAATGATCCAGAACCCCGCAAGAGTGAAGGTGGTCAGCATTTTAACAACGTCCACCTATGCCTCCTCCCAAAACAGTTCACACCAAATTTGCTACCACTTTGTTTCTTTTACCAGCACCGCCAACCCTTCACGCATGCGCTTTACGCTCACGCCCGCCCTGTTACTCTTCTGCGCATGCGCTGACTCTGCGGTTTCATTCCCTTTTACTAATTCCTCGTACCCTCACTTGTCAAAGTTCACGACCTCCTTATGGCCCCCGC includes:
- the CKS1B gene encoding cyclin-dependent kinases regulatory subunit 1, encoding MSHKQIYYSDKYDDEEFEYRHVMLPKDIAKLVPKSHLMSESEWRNLGVQQSQGWVHYMIHEPEPHILLFRRPLPKKPKK